One Spiroplasma endosymbiont of Dioctria linearis DNA segment encodes these proteins:
- a CDS encoding MerR family transcriptional regulator encodes MKKIYLNELANILKINESALRYYDSQGLITKLQRDKNNYRFILEEDLIFPKTVICLKKTGMSLKEIKKYLDFIEKGDSSIKERYEMILKQEEIVLNKLKDIQEQIEFIEYKKSLYLEKLNK; translated from the coding sequence ATGAAAAAGATATATTTAAATGAACTTGCAAACATTCTTAAAATTAATGAATCTGCTTTGAGATATTATGACTCACAAGGTTTAATAACAAAATTACAAAGAGATAAAAATAACTATCGCTTTATTCTTGAAGAAGACTTAATATTTCCAAAAACAGTTATATGTTTAAAAAAGACAGGTATGTCATTAAAAGAAATTAAGAAATATTTGGATTTTATTGAAAAAGGAGATTCCTCTATTAAAGAAAGATATGAAATGATATTGAAGCAAGAAGAGATTGTTTTAAATAAGCTCAAAGATATTCAAGAGCAAATTGAATTTATTGAGTATAAAAAAAGTTTATATTTAGAAAAGTTAAATAAATAA
- a CDS encoding HAD family hydrolase, whose product MKWWFSDYDGTINLTHNDYIDPRDLEFIKNWIKEGNKFAIATGRMEHEIQPVLEKAKIPYDYMICNNGAVIYENGKGVIANASIPKESRKQIRDIFDSLKEKYILGYCLKDKRMSYSKVDQPEVYGNAFLKKYASTHNNFEQGNYDILNSEDLNLLYFFLAESEIEEVKKILAGKIKGCKAVRTHKNVIEIMREDVSKAYGIKVIQEFNNFSPKDVYTSGDGENDIEMLEFTKNSFAMKNHQNGVDKAAKHIISNVFEIKNF is encoded by the coding sequence ATGAAATGATGATTTTCAGATTATGATGGAACAATTAATTTAACACACAATGATTATATTGACCCAAGAGATTTAGAGTTTATTAAAAATTGAATTAAGGAGGGAAATAAGTTTGCAATAGCTACAGGAAGAATGGAACATGAAATTCAACCAGTACTGGAAAAAGCTAAAATACCATATGATTATATGATTTGCAATAATGGTGCTGTTATATATGAAAATGGTAAAGGAGTAATTGCAAATGCATCAATTCCAAAAGAATCAAGAAAACAAATAAGAGATATTTTTGATAGTCTAAAAGAAAAATATATTTTAGGATATTGTTTAAAAGATAAAAGAATGAGTTACTCAAAAGTTGATCAACCTGAGGTTTATGGTAATGCTTTTTTAAAAAAATATGCTTCAACACACAATAATTTTGAACAAGGGAATTATGATATTTTAAACTCAGAAGATTTAAACTTATTATATTTTTTCTTAGCAGAATCAGAAATAGAAGAAGTTAAAAAAATATTAGCAGGAAAAATAAAGGGATGTAAAGCAGTAAGAACTCATAAAAATGTTATTGAAATAATGAGAGAAGATGTTTCAAAAGCCTATGGTATTAAAGTTATACAAGAGTTTAACAACTTTTCACCTAAAGACGTTTATACAAGTGGTGATGGTGAAAACGATATTGAAATGCTAGAATTTACAAAAAACTCTTTTGCTATGAAAAATCACCAAAACGGAGTAGATAAAGCTGCAAAACATATTATAAGCAATGTTTTTGAAATAAAAAACTTTTAA
- the rplA gene encoding 50S ribosomal protein L1: MAKLSKKLKAVNQKVDKTKLYPIVEAIKLVKETSVTKFDSTVEIAFNLNVDPRHADQQIRGAIVMPGGTGKTQKVLVLTKTKIKEAEDAKADFVGAEDLIQKIAKENWFDFDIIVATPEMMAELGKIGKILGPKGLMPNPKTGTVTMDIAKALDEIKKGKVEYRTDKEGNVHSILGKVSFNEDNLMKNYTAILDVIKKAKPAVVKGTYIKNISLSTTMGPGIKVLIEN; encoded by the coding sequence ATGGCAAAATTAAGTAAAAAATTAAAAGCTGTTAACCAAAAAGTTGATAAAACTAAACTATACCCAATTGTAGAAGCTATTAAATTAGTAAAAGAAACTTCAGTTACTAAATTTGACTCAACTGTGGAAATTGCATTTAACTTAAATGTAGATCCAAGACATGCAGACCAACAAATAAGAGGGGCTATTGTAATGCCTGGTGGAACTGGTAAAACTCAAAAAGTTTTAGTTCTAACAAAAACAAAGATTAAAGAAGCTGAAGATGCAAAAGCAGATTTTGTAGGAGCAGAAGATTTAATTCAAAAAATTGCAAAAGAAAACTGATTTGATTTTGATATTATTGTTGCAACACCAGAAATGATGGCTGAATTAGGTAAAATAGGTAAAATCTTAGGACCAAAAGGATTAATGCCAAACCCTAAAACAGGAACAGTAACAATGGATATTGCAAAAGCATTAGATGAAATTAAAAAAGGTAAAGTTGAATATAGAACTGATAAAGAGGGAAATGTTCACTCAATATTAGGAAAAGTTTCATTTAATGAAGATAATTTAATGAAAAATTATACAGCTATTTTAGATGTAATAAAAAAAGCAAAACCAGCAGTTGTAAAGGGAACATATATTAAAAATATATCTCTTTCAACAACTATGGGACCTGGAATTAAAGTCCTTATTGAAAATTAG
- the rplK gene encoding 50S ribosomal protein L11: MAKRITRIAKLEFMAMQAKPGAELASLGINMPQFTQQFNDATKDRAGEVVPVVITAYDDKSFDFILKTTPAAFMLKKAAGISKGSSKSGTETVATITAEDVKKIAEYKMVDLNANTIDAAMKIIEGSARNMGIKVTGMPEKEGK, encoded by the coding sequence GTGGCAAAAAGAATCACACGTATAGCAAAATTAGAATTTATGGCAATGCAAGCAAAACCAGGTGCAGAATTAGCTTCACTTGGAATTAACATGCCTCAATTCACACAACAATTTAATGATGCCACTAAAGATAGAGCTGGAGAAGTAGTACCTGTAGTTATTACAGCTTATGATGATAAATCTTTTGATTTCATTTTAAAAACTACTCCAGCAGCATTTATGTTAAAAAAGGCTGCAGGAATTTCTAAAGGATCATCAAAGTCAGGAACTGAAACTGTTGCAACTATTACAGCAGAAGATGTTAAAAAAATTGCTGAGTATAAAATGGTTGATTTAAATGCAAATACAATTGATGCAGCAATGAAAATTATTGAAGGTTCAGCAAGAAACATGGGTATTAAAGTTACTGGAATGCCAGAAAAAGAAGGTAAATAA
- a CDS encoding peptidylprolyl isomerase, with amino-acid sequence MKIIEFEIILRDGRKMQAQMFPDLAPITVKNFVSLIKDKYFNGLVFHRVIKDFMIQGGGMDIEMNEKGGLKPIKGEFSINGWNKNTTSLRHTPGVLSMARTNDMNSANSQFFIVTGDASFLDGQYASFGKLSNEESLKVALEISKSETTTHNFHEDVPVEQIVIETINLI; translated from the coding sequence ATGAAAATAATAGAATTTGAAATAATTTTAAGGGATGGTAGAAAAATGCAAGCGCAAATGTTTCCAGATTTAGCACCAATTACAGTTAAGAATTTTGTAAGTTTAATCAAAGATAAATATTTCAATGGTCTAGTTTTTCACAGAGTTATAAAAGATTTTATGATTCAAGGTGGGGGAATGGATATTGAAATGAATGAGAAAGGTGGTTTAAAACCAATTAAGGGAGAGTTCTCAATTAATGGATGAAATAAGAATACAACTTCTTTAAGGCACACTCCTGGAGTTTTATCAATGGCAAGAACAAATGATATGAATAGTGCAAATAGTCAATTTTTTATTGTAACAGGTGACGCAAGTTTTCTAGATGGACAATATGCATCGTTTGGAAAGTTATCTAATGAAGAAAGTTTGAAAGTTGCATTGGAAATTAGTAAGAGTGAAACAACAACACATAACTTTCATGAAGATGTACCAGTAGAACAAATTGTTATAGAAACCATAAATCTTATTTAA
- the nusG gene encoding transcription termination/antitermination protein NusG — MEQRLFELEDELASYKGQWFVINCNSGHEDRVRTDLLQKIETSGLEDRIFDIRISKGPVVGKNNKINEKNKFPGYLFINMNMTDETWFIVRNTPGVTGFIGSSGKGAKPLPLTVEEVSRMLEQNSQQDKNEKTSKGNANQPKKEKVLFTAKFNTKEVVRVKDGPFAGTEGQVMEMDFEKGIAVVNIELFGRITQTEFEFSNLEKAYID; from the coding sequence ATGGAACAACGCTTATTTGAATTAGAAGATGAATTAGCATCTTATAAAGGACAATGATTTGTAATTAATTGTAATAGTGGGCACGAGGATCGTGTTAGAACTGACTTACTTCAAAAAATTGAAACATCAGGATTAGAGGATAGAATATTCGATATTAGAATTTCAAAAGGACCTGTTGTAGGAAAAAATAATAAAATTAATGAAAAAAATAAATTTCCAGGATATCTGTTCATAAATATGAATATGACTGATGAAACTTGATTTATTGTAAGAAATACTCCAGGAGTAACTGGTTTCATTGGTTCATCAGGTAAAGGTGCCAAACCTTTACCATTAACAGTTGAAGAAGTTTCAAGAATGTTAGAACAAAATAGTCAACAAGATAAAAATGAAAAAACATCAAAAGGTAATGCAAATCAGCCTAAAAAGGAAAAAGTGTTGTTTACTGCGAAATTCAATACGAAAGAAGTTGTTAGAGTAAAGGATGGTCCTTTTGCAGGTACCGAAGGACAAGTGATGGAGATGGATTTCGAAAAAGGAATTGCCGTTGTTAATATTGAATTGTTTGGAAGAATTACACAAACAGAATTTGAATTTTCAAATTTAGAAAAAGCATATATTGATTAA
- the secE gene encoding preprotein translocase subunit SecE has product MSDKNNSKEQKAQEKLKKIQDKKTQKDSKKTQKKQKKEEFTKLFNEFEGHDGTQEGKVKAAKKRKVKKEKEKINYKLAIKEAPIKFLKEVNKIQWSSRKNLGTKFLWVIIFIAIFGVFFFFVDWGFQSLFELIKII; this is encoded by the coding sequence ATGTCTGATAAAAATAATTCTAAAGAGCAAAAAGCTCAGGAAAAATTGAAAAAAATTCAGGACAAAAAAACTCAAAAGGATAGTAAAAAAACTCAAAAAAAACAAAAAAAAGAGGAATTTACTAAATTATTTAATGAGTTTGAAGGGCATGATGGAACACAAGAAGGAAAAGTCAAAGCAGCTAAAAAAAGAAAAGTAAAAAAAGAAAAAGAAAAAATAAATTATAAATTAGCTATAAAAGAAGCGCCTATTAAATTCTTGAAGGAAGTAAATAAAATTCAATGATCTTCAAGAAAAAATTTGGGAACTAAATTTCTATGAGTTATAATATTTATTGCAATCTTTGGAGTATTCTTTTTCTTTGTTGACTGAGGTTTTCAAAGCTTATTTGAACTTATTAAAATTATCTAA
- the rpmG gene encoding 50S ribosomal protein L33, with amino-acid sequence MPQSKKKVILVCSECLSRNYTIQKSTISQRERLQIKKHCITCNAHVLHKETR; translated from the coding sequence ATGCCACAATCAAAAAAAAAGGTTATACTAGTTTGTAGTGAATGTCTTTCAAGAAATTATACTATTCAAAAAAGTACTATTTCTCAGAGAGAAAGACTACAAATTAAAAAACATTGTATTACTTGTAATGCACATGTTTTACATAAGGAGACAAGATAA
- the rlmB gene encoding 23S rRNA (guanosine(2251)-2'-O)-methyltransferase RlmB codes for MKNYIYGKNAVENTIRNFLIEIKQVFILKGNSFNPEIFSIIKQNNLEWHSLERQEFNSLIKEGVNHQGLIAQVRDFNYLELKDFYNNSKLKQKVLILDKIQDPQNFGSIIRTASLFGVDGIIIQESNQVQVTPAVMKASAGTIYNVPIIKVSNLKSAISSLKDRGFWIYSSHLSENSKSIGEIDFDNKSVVIIGNEGNGIGSKIIEMSDFTFKIETNNVIDSLNVSVATGIILFELSKK; via the coding sequence ATGAAAAACTATATTTATGGAAAAAATGCAGTTGAAAATACAATTAGAAACTTCCTAATTGAAATTAAGCAAGTTTTTATTTTAAAAGGAAACTCATTTAATCCAGAGATCTTTAGTATCATAAAACAAAATAATTTGGAATGACATTCTTTGGAAAGGCAAGAGTTTAACTCACTAATAAAAGAGGGAGTCAATCATCAAGGATTAATTGCACAAGTAAGAGACTTCAATTATCTTGAATTAAAAGATTTCTATAATAATTCAAAATTAAAACAAAAAGTTTTAATTTTAGATAAAATACAAGATCCACAGAATTTTGGATCAATAATTAGAACAGCTAGTCTTTTTGGAGTGGATGGGATTATTATACAAGAATCCAATCAAGTTCAAGTTACACCAGCAGTTATGAAAGCGTCTGCAGGAACAATTTACAATGTACCGATCATCAAAGTTAGTAATCTTAAGTCTGCAATAAGCAGTCTAAAAGACAGGGGATTTTGGATATATAGTTCTCATTTAAGTGAGAATAGTAAATCCATTGGGGAAATTGATTTTGATAATAAGTCAGTAGTAATTATAGGGAATGAGGGAAATGGAATTGGAAGTAAAATCATAGAAATGTCTGATTTTACTTTTAAAATTGAAACTAATAACGTGATTGACTCGTTAAATGTTTCTGTTGCAACAGGAATAATCCTTTTTGAATTATCTAAAAAATAG